A window of Deinococcus aquaedulcis contains these coding sequences:
- a CDS encoding ATP-dependent helicase: MTAPDLLSQLNPTQAQAADHFTGPALVIAGAGSGKTRTLIYRIAHLIGHYGVNPGEILAVTFTNKAAAEMRERASHLVPGADKLWMSTFHSAGVRILRAYGEHIGLRRGFVIYDDDDQLDLLKEIMGSIPGIGPETSPRVVRGILDRAKSNLLTPNDLDRSGEPFISGIPREAAAEAYRRYEARKKSQNAIDFGDLITETVRLFQEVPGVLNAVQNRAKFIHIDEYQDTNKAQYELTRLLASRDRNLLVVGDPDQSIYKFRGADIQNILDFQKDYPDAKVYLLEHNYRSSARVLTIANKLIENNAERLDKTLKPIKEDGHPVVFHRATDHRAEGDFVAEWVTRLHNLEGRKFTEMAILYRTNAQSRVIEESLRRVQIPAKIVGGVGFYDRREIKDILAYARLAINPSDDVALRRIIGRPRRGIGDTALEKLLDWARVNGTSLLTACARAEEDRILDRGANKPVEFARLMEAMGDAADNYEPAQFLRYVIETSGYLDLLRQEGPEGAVRMENLDELINAAQEWSQEHEGTIADFLDDAALLSSVDDMRTKAENKGAPEDAVTLMTMHNAKGLEFPVVFIVGAEEGLLPSRGALVEAGGIEEERRLFYVGITRAMERLFLTAAQNRMQFGKTNAAEDSRFLEEIEGHFDTIDPYGQVIEYRAKTWKTYRPTVPAAVKNTSPLTNEMAYRGGEKVRHPKFGEGQVLAVAGVGDRQEVTVHFPSAGTKKLLVKFANLTAV; the protein is encoded by the coding sequence GTGACCGCGCCCGATCTTCTCTCTCAGCTCAACCCCACGCAGGCCCAGGCCGCCGACCATTTCACCGGTCCCGCCCTGGTGATTGCCGGCGCGGGCAGTGGCAAGACCCGCACCCTGATTTACCGCATTGCCCACCTGATCGGGCACTATGGCGTGAACCCCGGCGAGATTCTGGCCGTGACCTTTACCAACAAGGCCGCCGCCGAGATGCGCGAGCGGGCCAGCCACCTCGTGCCCGGCGCCGATAAGCTGTGGATGAGCACCTTTCACAGCGCGGGCGTGCGCATTCTGCGGGCGTACGGCGAGCACATCGGGTTGAGACGCGGCTTTGTCATCTACGACGACGATGACCAGCTGGACCTGCTCAAAGAAATCATGGGGTCCATTCCTGGCATTGGCCCGGAGACCTCGCCCCGGGTGGTGCGCGGCATTCTGGACCGCGCCAAGAGCAACCTGCTGACGCCGAATGACCTGGACCGCAGCGGCGAGCCGTTCATTTCCGGCATTCCGCGTGAGGCCGCCGCCGAAGCCTACCGCCGTTATGAAGCCCGCAAGAAAAGCCAGAACGCCATTGATTTTGGCGACCTGATTACGGAAACGGTGCGCCTCTTTCAGGAAGTGCCCGGGGTTCTGAACGCGGTGCAAAACCGTGCCAAGTTCATTCACATTGATGAGTATCAGGATACGAACAAGGCGCAATATGAATTGACGCGCCTGCTGGCCTCCAGAGATCGCAATTTGTTGGTCGTGGGAGACCCCGATCAGTCGATCTATAAATTCCGTGGCGCGGACATTCAAAACATTCTCGATTTTCAAAAAGATTACCCGGATGCCAAAGTGTATCTGCTGGAGCACAATTACCGTTCCAGTGCCCGCGTCCTGACCATTGCCAACAAACTCATTGAAAACAACGCCGAGCGCCTGGACAAGACGCTGAAGCCAATCAAAGAGGACGGCCACCCCGTCGTCTTTCACCGCGCCACCGATCACCGCGCCGAAGGCGACTTTGTGGCCGAGTGGGTCACGCGGCTGCACAACCTGGAAGGCCGCAAGTTCACCGAGATGGCGATTCTGTACCGCACGAACGCCCAGTCGCGCGTGATTGAAGAGTCGCTGCGCCGGGTGCAGATTCCGGCCAAGATCGTCGGCGGTGTGGGCTTCTATGACCGCCGCGAGATCAAGGACATCCTGGCCTACGCCCGGCTGGCGATTAACCCCAGCGACGACGTGGCCCTGCGCCGGATCATCGGGCGCCCCCGGCGCGGCATTGGCGACACCGCGCTGGAAAAGCTGCTGGACTGGGCCCGGGTGAACGGCACCAGCCTGCTCACCGCCTGCGCCCGCGCCGAGGAAGACCGCATTCTGGACCGGGGCGCGAACAAGCCGGTGGAATTTGCCCGCCTGATGGAGGCGATGGGCGACGCCGCCGACAACTACGAGCCCGCGCAGTTTCTGCGGTACGTGATCGAAACGAGCGGTTATCTGGACCTGCTGCGCCAGGAGGGCCCCGAGGGCGCCGTGCGCATGGAGAACCTGGACGAACTGATCAACGCCGCGCAGGAGTGGTCACAAGAGCACGAGGGCACCATCGCCGATTTTCTAGACGACGCCGCGCTGCTCTCCAGCGTGGATGACATGCGCACCAAGGCCGAGAACAAGGGCGCCCCCGAGGACGCCGTGACCCTGATGACCATGCACAACGCCAAGGGCCTGGAATTTCCCGTGGTGTTTATCGTGGGGGCCGAGGAAGGGCTGCTGCCCAGCCGGGGCGCGCTGGTGGAGGCGGGCGGCATTGAAGAGGAGCGGCGTCTGTTTTACGTGGGTATTACCCGCGCCATGGAGCGCCTGTTCCTGACCGCCGCGCAAAACCGCATGCAATTTGGCAAGACGAACGCCGCCGAGGACAGCCGGTTTCTGGAGGAGATCGAGGGGCACTTTGACACCATTGACCCCTACGGTCAGGTGATTGAGTACCGTGCCAAAACGTGGAAGACCTACCGGCCCACCGTGCCTGCCGCTGTGAAGAACACCAGTCCGCTGACCAATGAGATGGCGTACCGGGGTGGGGAGAAGGTCCGGCACCCGAAGTTTGGGGAGGGGCAGGTGCTGGCGGTGGCGGGGGTGGGGGACCGGCAGGAGGTGACTGTTCACTTCCCGAGTGCGGGAACGAAGAAGCTGCTGGTGAAGTTTGCGAATTTGACGGCGGTTTGA
- a CDS encoding DUF2336 domain-containing protein encodes MTTELDPRTLTILGVEGALEAAAAPRASAETLGGLSAHPDSRVRALVARHPNTPPEVLGTLAAAYPADVLANPGLPLMRLARPGLLGNFPADGVVALLNTPQAPAWVVDAALRHEDYAVRTALAARADLNPERVAALAQDAGWQIREAVARREVLPEPLVRQLAADDDYDVRKAVAGRPDLPGDVLRTLVTDAHGMVRAAVARRLDLPLDCLITLAADGDPDVLATLARRIDLPRNVRAWLAGSDDPAVRAATLQAWTVPPEWLTRAEQDADPDVRAALARRPDTPAGTLVRLAADEAEAVRRAVLERHDLPDEAVLALARAPEADIRLHVASAEGLSGTVLDALLHDTDANVRTVLAVRPDLGPARLTTLAADPHAEVRRAVAYAPTTPPETLAALASDPNAGVRRAAARHPALPAPAQEALRNDPDDGVRLALAGRADLSPTLRTALAGDPDPSVRAELEGPSAE; translated from the coding sequence ATGACCACCGAACTGGACCCGCGCACCCTCACCATTCTGGGGGTCGAGGGCGCGCTGGAGGCCGCCGCCGCCCCGCGTGCCAGCGCTGAAACCCTGGGTGGCCTCTCGGCCCACCCGGACAGCCGGGTGCGCGCCCTGGTGGCCCGGCACCCCAACACCCCCCCGGAGGTGCTGGGCACCCTAGCCGCCGCCTACCCGGCCGACGTGCTGGCCAACCCGGGGCTGCCCCTGATGCGTCTGGCCCGCCCAGGCCTGCTGGGCAACTTTCCGGCCGACGGCGTGGTGGCGCTGCTGAACACGCCGCAGGCCCCGGCCTGGGTGGTGGACGCCGCGCTGCGCCACGAGGACTACGCGGTGCGCACCGCTCTGGCGGCCCGCGCCGACCTGAATCCCGAACGGGTGGCGGCCCTGGCGCAGGACGCAGGCTGGCAGATCCGCGAGGCGGTGGCCCGGCGCGAGGTTCTGCCTGAACCCCTGGTGCGCCAGCTGGCGGCCGACGACGACTACGACGTGCGCAAGGCCGTGGCGGGTCGCCCGGACCTGCCCGGCGACGTGCTGCGCACTCTGGTGACCGACGCACACGGCATGGTGCGCGCCGCTGTGGCCCGGCGCCTGGACCTGCCGCTGGACTGCCTGATCACCCTGGCCGCCGACGGCGACCCCGACGTGCTGGCCACCCTGGCCCGCCGTATAGACCTGCCGCGCAACGTGCGCGCGTGGCTGGCGGGCAGCGACGACCCGGCGGTGCGCGCCGCCACGCTGCAGGCCTGGACCGTGCCGCCCGAATGGCTGACCCGCGCCGAGCAGGACGCTGACCCCGACGTGCGCGCCGCCCTGGCCCGCCGCCCCGACACCCCCGCCGGAACTCTGGTGCGCCTGGCCGCCGATGAAGCCGAAGCCGTACGCCGCGCGGTGCTGGAGCGCCATGACCTTCCCGACGAGGCGGTGCTGGCCCTGGCCCGCGCCCCCGAAGCGGACATCCGCCTGCATGTGGCCAGCGCCGAGGGGCTCTCGGGCACGGTGCTGGACGCCCTGCTGCACGACACAGACGCCAATGTGCGCACCGTGCTGGCCGTGCGCCCCGACCTGGGCCCGGCGCGTCTGACCACCCTGGCCGCCGACCCTCACGCCGAGGTGCGCCGGGCCGTGGCCTACGCACCCACCACGCCCCCGGAGACCCTGGCCGCCCTGGCGAGCGACCCCAACGCCGGGGTGCGCCGGGCCGCCGCGCGTCACCCGGCGCTGCCCGCCCCTGCCCAGGAGGCCCTGCGCAACGATCCAGACGACGGCGTGCGCCTTGCTCTGGCAGGCCGGGCCGACCTCTCCCCTACCCTGCGCACGGCCCTGGCCGGGGACCCTGATCCCAGCGTGCGTGCCGAACTGGAGGGGCCCTCCGCCGAATGA
- a CDS encoding NUDIX domain-containing protein: MTDLRLPLGGLKFSVRVGIVCTRDGHLLTNTGPGEFGAGFHFLPGGAVAVNEDTLSAARREWQEEVGVAPGPLRLVGVVENFFGPPERRQHELGFYYHMEAPADVPDGVFATLDHAEVSCQWVAFGALAEVAVYPLVVRELLDVPVGVVRHFVNREG, from the coding sequence ATGACCGATCTTCGCCTGCCCCTGGGGGGCCTGAAGTTCAGCGTTCGCGTGGGTATTGTCTGCACCCGGGACGGGCACCTGCTCACCAACACCGGCCCAGGCGAATTTGGCGCTGGCTTTCACTTTCTGCCCGGCGGCGCGGTGGCCGTGAACGAGGACACCCTGAGTGCCGCGCGGCGCGAGTGGCAGGAGGAGGTGGGGGTGGCGCCGGGGCCGCTGCGATTGGTGGGGGTGGTGGAGAACTTTTTCGGGCCGCCGGAAAGGCGGCAGCACGAGCTGGGGTTTTACTATCACATGGAGGCGCCGGCTGATGTTCCGGATGGGGTGTTTGCCACGCTGGACCATGCCGAGGTGAGCTGTCAGTGGGTGGCGTTTGGGGCGCTGGCGGAGGTGGCGGTGTATCCGCTGGTGGTGAGGGAACTTTTGGATGTGCCGGTGGGGGTGGTGCGGCATTTTGTGAATCGGGAGGGGTAG
- a CDS encoding ATP-binding protein — translation MSLTAAELQTYLSALVTGDLKLSTMIWGPPGVGKSSVVAQVAERHGLGFVDVRLSQLAPTDLRGLPVPEADGAGSGVSRWYPPEFLPRHGAGILFLDEVNMAPPTMQGMAQQLILDRRVGSYELPGGWFVWAAGNRKEDRASVFDMPAPLANRFLHLTVRPDFESWRGYALGRGLHEHVIAFLTFRPELLHRLDPQQPAWPSPRAWEMASRLHRAGLDTAPAIGEAAGAEFSAFVRLYEQLPDLGIVLEGRGTGLRLPDEPSVRYAAVVGLAARAADADQAYHAFTWLADSAGPEWLQLYVATLVSKFQAIGQLGELAALIGRDERLAALVQGTLALTEG, via the coding sequence GTGAGCCTGACCGCCGCCGAACTGCAAACGTACCTCAGCGCCCTGGTAACCGGCGACCTGAAACTGTCCACCATGATCTGGGGCCCGCCCGGCGTGGGCAAAAGCAGCGTGGTGGCGCAGGTGGCCGAGCGGCACGGCCTGGGGTTCGTGGACGTGCGCCTCTCGCAGCTGGCCCCCACCGACCTGCGCGGCCTACCGGTCCCCGAAGCCGACGGCGCCGGCAGTGGGGTCAGCCGCTGGTATCCGCCGGAATTTCTGCCCCGCCACGGCGCCGGAATTCTGTTTCTGGACGAGGTGAACATGGCGCCGCCCACCATGCAGGGGATGGCGCAGCAGCTCATCCTGGACCGCCGGGTGGGCAGCTACGAGCTGCCGGGCGGCTGGTTCGTGTGGGCGGCCGGCAACCGCAAGGAGGACCGCGCCAGCGTGTTCGACATGCCCGCGCCGCTCGCCAACCGCTTCCTGCACCTCACCGTGCGCCCGGACTTTGAGTCGTGGCGTGGCTACGCCCTGGGCCGGGGCCTGCATGAACACGTCATCGCCTTCCTGACCTTCCGCCCGGAACTGCTGCACCGCCTGGATCCCCAGCAGCCCGCGTGGCCCAGCCCGCGCGCCTGGGAAATGGCCTCGCGCCTGCACCGCGCCGGGCTGGACACCGCCCCGGCCATTGGCGAGGCAGCAGGCGCCGAATTCAGCGCCTTTGTGCGCCTGTACGAGCAGCTGCCGGACCTGGGGATTGTGTTGGAAGGACGCGGCACTGGCCTGCGCCTGCCCGACGAACCCAGCGTGCGCTACGCCGCCGTGGTGGGCCTCGCGGCCCGCGCGGCAGACGCCGATCAGGCCTACCACGCCTTTACCTGGCTGGCCGACAGCGCGGGCCCCGAATGGCTGCAGCTGTACGTGGCCACCCTGGTGAGCAAGTTCCAGGCCATTGGTCAGCTGGGCGAACTGGCCGCCCTGATCGGCCGCGACGAGCGCCTCGCCGCGCTGGTGCAGGGCACCCTGGCGCTGACGGAAGGGTGA
- a CDS encoding vWA domain-containing protein — translation MTPDFQRLISGSRLRLRGKSAFFATLLLHAEFVPSREVAAAGTDGERVYVNPEVAASLPPDVLDGLLLHEVLHAALSHVERRGPREKKRWNKSADLIVNGMVAAAGLPTPPQSRRDEHLERLSVEEVYTALEGEAEGDGDEDGDDLLDAPPGDAPPKQGKPGQSVARQWQQALAQARSVDAMSGGKGDDPLGMHRELMRLAPARLDWRAHLWRFLARTPVDFGGFDRRFVGRGLYLEALDDESLRALIAVDTSGSVDDDAVRALVGEVQGVLGAYPHVKATLYYADTEAYGPHDLSPGGPIPAPQGGGGTDFRPIFRLLDEHEPDVLVYLTDGYGDFPEQAPRTPTLWVVPPGGLEDEGFPFGEVLRLEEHG, via the coding sequence ATGACCCCCGACTTCCAGCGCCTGATTTCCGGCTCGCGCCTGCGGCTGCGGGGCAAGTCGGCGTTCTTTGCCACGCTGCTGCTGCACGCGGAATTCGTGCCCTCGCGCGAGGTAGCAGCAGCGGGCACCGACGGCGAGCGCGTGTACGTGAACCCCGAGGTGGCCGCCAGCCTACCCCCTGACGTGCTAGACGGCCTGCTGCTGCACGAGGTCCTGCACGCGGCGCTGTCGCATGTGGAGCGGCGTGGGCCGCGCGAGAAGAAGCGCTGGAACAAGTCGGCCGACCTGATTGTGAACGGCATGGTGGCGGCGGCCGGGCTGCCCACGCCTCCGCAGTCCCGGCGCGACGAGCACCTGGAGCGCTTAAGCGTGGAAGAGGTCTACACCGCGCTGGAGGGCGAAGCCGAAGGCGACGGCGACGAGGACGGCGACGACCTGCTGGACGCACCGCCCGGCGACGCGCCCCCCAAGCAGGGCAAGCCCGGCCAGAGCGTGGCGCGGCAGTGGCAGCAGGCGCTGGCCCAGGCCCGCAGCGTGGACGCCATGAGCGGCGGCAAGGGCGACGACCCCCTGGGCATGCACCGCGAACTGATGCGCCTGGCCCCGGCGCGGCTGGACTGGCGCGCGCACCTGTGGCGCTTTCTGGCGCGCACGCCAGTGGATTTCGGCGGCTTTGACCGCCGCTTTGTGGGGCGGGGCCTGTACCTGGAGGCGCTGGACGACGAGTCACTGCGCGCCCTGATCGCCGTGGACACCTCGGGCAGCGTGGACGACGACGCGGTGCGGGCCCTGGTGGGCGAGGTCCAGGGGGTGCTGGGGGCCTATCCGCATGTGAAGGCCACCCTCTATTACGCCGATACCGAGGCCTACGGACCGCACGACCTGAGCCCCGGCGGCCCCATTCCGGCCCCCCAGGGCGGCGGCGGGACCGATTTCCGGCCCATCTTCCGCCTGCTGGACGAGCACGAGCCGGACGTGCTGGTGTACCTCACCGACGGCTACGGCGACTTTCCCGAGCAGGCCCCCCGCACGCCCACGCTGTGGGTGGTGCCGCCCGGCGGCCTGGAAGACGAGGGCTTTCCCTTCGGCGAGGTGCTGCGCCTGGAAGAACACGGGTGA
- the nudC gene encoding NAD(+) diphosphatase, with amino-acid sequence MKATSRPEGFQPSLTLVPGEDAAWVLFDGPRLLLGENGTLPQGALPFAVEDVTPLGTLHGQPFFAAGLAGDLPTGFEALPLRAGLTRLPEVQMGLAGYAAQLLDFARTHRFCGRCGAPLTEAGHERARTCPACGLTVYPRVAPVVMVLIRRGQGPQTELLLARGPHFAPGVYSALAGFVEPSETLEAAAHREVLEEVGVRIEHLRYVGSQPWPFPHSLMMGFEAEYTGGDVVPQPSEIEDARWFPVDRLPGLPGPFSIARALIDRAVGQAQGNVASSGP; translated from the coding sequence GTGAAGGCCACCAGCCGCCCCGAAGGCTTCCAGCCCAGCCTGACGCTGGTGCCCGGCGAGGACGCGGCGTGGGTTCTCTTTGACGGGCCCCGCCTGCTGCTGGGAGAAAACGGCACGCTGCCGCAGGGCGCCCTCCCCTTTGCCGTGGAAGACGTGACGCCGCTGGGCACGCTGCACGGCCAGCCCTTCTTTGCGGCCGGGCTGGCTGGCGACCTGCCCACCGGCTTCGAGGCCCTGCCCCTGCGCGCGGGCCTGACCCGCCTGCCCGAAGTGCAGATGGGGCTGGCCGGGTACGCAGCGCAACTGCTGGACTTCGCCCGCACCCACCGCTTCTGTGGGCGCTGCGGGGCCCCTCTGACCGAAGCCGGCCACGAACGCGCCCGCACCTGCCCGGCGTGCGGCCTCACGGTCTACCCGCGCGTGGCGCCCGTGGTGATGGTGCTGATCCGGCGCGGCCAGGGCCCACAGACGGAACTGCTCCTGGCGCGCGGCCCCCACTTTGCCCCCGGTGTGTACTCGGCGCTGGCGGGCTTTGTGGAACCCTCGGAAACCCTGGAAGCCGCCGCGCACCGCGAAGTGCTGGAAGAAGTCGGCGTGCGCATTGAGCACCTGCGCTACGTGGGCAGCCAGCCCTGGCCCTTTCCGCACTCGCTGATGATGGGCTTTGAAGCCGAATACACAGGCGGCGACGTGGTGCCGCAGCCCAGCGAGATTGAGGACGCACGCTGGTTTCCGGTGGACCGCCTGCCGGGGTTACCGGGGCCCTTCAGCATTGCGCGCGCCCTGATTGACCGGGCGGTGGGTCAGGCGCAGGGCAACGTGGCATCATCGGGCCCATGA
- a CDS encoding cation diffusion facilitator family transporter, with product MTGPSAPPQTSPATRLALGSVVVAVVVLGLKFVAYGLTGSVALYSDALESIINVAAAVAAVIALRVAARPADAGHPYGHTKAEYFSAVAEGVLIVLAAVSIAREAWPVLFNPRPVDAPFAGLAVNLGASVLNALWASVLLRRGRALRSPALLADGRHVLSDVVTSVGVLIGVLAARFTGLPVLDPLLALLVALNILYSGWHLVRDSVGGLMDAAVDAQTEGRIRALLSEHGEGALEMHDLRTRHAGRVTFIEFHMVVPGDMTVSGAHAICDRLEDALRAEMPDANVTIHVEPQEQAKHHGVLVL from the coding sequence GTGACTGGCCCGAGTGCTCCGCCGCAGACGTCCCCGGCCACCCGGCTCGCGCTGGGCAGCGTGGTGGTGGCGGTGGTGGTCCTGGGCCTGAAATTCGTGGCCTATGGCCTGACCGGCAGCGTAGCGCTGTACTCCGACGCCCTGGAAAGCATCATCAACGTGGCGGCGGCCGTGGCGGCGGTCATCGCCCTGCGGGTGGCGGCCCGCCCCGCCGACGCCGGGCACCCCTACGGCCACACCAAGGCCGAATACTTCAGCGCGGTGGCCGAGGGCGTGCTGATTGTGCTGGCGGCTGTCAGCATCGCCCGCGAGGCGTGGCCGGTACTGTTTAATCCGCGCCCCGTGGACGCGCCGTTTGCTGGGCTGGCGGTGAACCTGGGCGCCAGCGTGCTGAACGCGCTCTGGGCGTCGGTGCTGCTGCGCCGGGGGCGGGCGCTGCGTTCCCCCGCCCTACTGGCCGACGGGCGGCATGTGCTGAGTGACGTGGTGACCAGCGTGGGCGTCTTGATCGGTGTTCTGGCGGCCCGCTTCACGGGGCTGCCGGTGCTGGACCCGCTGCTGGCGCTGCTGGTGGCCCTGAACATCCTGTACAGCGGCTGGCATCTGGTGCGCGACAGCGTGGGCGGCCTGATGGACGCGGCGGTCGACGCGCAGACCGAGGGCCGCATTCGCGCGCTGCTCAGCGAACACGGCGAGGGCGCCCTGGAAATGCACGACCTGCGCACCCGCCACGCGGGCCGCGTGACCTTTATCGAGTTCCACATGGTGGTGCCCGGCGACATGACGGTGTCGGGGGCCCACGCCATCTGCGACCGCCTGGAAGACGCCCTGCGCGCCGAAATGCCCGACGCCAACGTCACCATTCATGTGGAACCCCAGGAACAGGCCAAGCATCACGGGGTCCTGGTGCTGTAG